One part of the Candidatus Binatus sp. genome encodes these proteins:
- the hpaB gene encoding 4-hydroxyphenylacetate 3-monooxygenase, oxygenase component — MGARSGNNYLSSLKKLGAEIWIGGARAGDVTAHSAFANCARSVASLYDMQLEHPETMTFRTDDGGRAGMSFIIPKNADDLRKRARMMKTWADFGCGMLGRTPDYLNVSLAAMAAARSFFGESDARYGDNIWNYYIEARRHDWCATHTLVNPRASRAAGWAGHTDAGLALKLVEKTSDGIIVNGCRMLATLAPLCEEILVFPSTVLKAEPAAEPFALSFAIPCNAKGLKFICRDACDVGRSRFDHPLASRFDEMDAVVVFDNVLVPWERVFLCGDVARCNALYAGTGAVVHMMHQVVVKNVAKSEFILGLAARIAEAGDATALPHVRERLAEMIMTTETMRACLRAAEADAAPDKWGVFTPARAPLDTARNLFPRLYPRMVEIIQLNSSSSLMATPSASDFANPAELPDIERYFAAADSPAKERVALYRLAWEVACSAFGGRQVLYERFFFGDPVTMASALVDNTDLKPLADRVRAFLKRPD, encoded by the coding sequence ATGGGCGCGCGCTCGGGCAACAACTATCTGTCGTCGCTGAAAAAGCTCGGCGCGGAAATCTGGATCGGGGGCGCACGCGCCGGCGACGTTACCGCCCATTCCGCGTTTGCCAACTGTGCGCGCTCGGTCGCCTCGCTCTACGACATGCAGCTGGAGCATCCCGAAACCATGACGTTTCGCACCGACGACGGCGGCCGCGCGGGGATGTCGTTCATAATCCCGAAAAACGCCGACGACCTGCGCAAGCGCGCGCGGATGATGAAGACCTGGGCGGACTTCGGATGCGGGATGCTCGGACGCACGCCGGATTACCTAAACGTCAGTCTCGCGGCGATGGCGGCGGCGCGCTCCTTTTTCGGTGAAAGTGATGCGCGCTACGGCGACAACATCTGGAATTATTATATCGAAGCGCGCCGTCACGATTGGTGCGCCACCCATACCCTGGTAAACCCGCGCGCCAGCCGCGCCGCAGGATGGGCCGGACATACCGACGCCGGCCTCGCGCTCAAGCTCGTCGAAAAGACCAGCGACGGCATTATCGTCAACGGCTGCCGGATGCTGGCGACGCTGGCGCCGCTCTGCGAGGAAATCCTCGTGTTCCCCTCGACCGTGTTGAAGGCCGAGCCGGCGGCGGAGCCGTTCGCGCTGTCGTTTGCAATCCCGTGCAACGCCAAGGGCCTGAAGTTCATCTGCCGCGACGCCTGCGACGTGGGCCGTTCGCGCTTCGACCATCCGCTCGCGTCGCGGTTTGACGAAATGGATGCGGTGGTCGTGTTCGACAACGTGCTCGTCCCGTGGGAGCGCGTGTTCCTGTGCGGTGACGTCGCGCGATGCAACGCGCTGTATGCGGGCACCGGCGCGGTCGTTCACATGATGCACCAGGTGGTTGTGAAAAATGTCGCGAAGAGCGAGTTCATCCTCGGACTGGCGGCGCGAATCGCCGAGGCCGGCGACGCGACGGCGTTGCCGCACGTTCGCGAGCGGCTGGCCGAGATGATCATGACCACCGAGACGATGCGCGCCTGCTTGCGCGCCGCCGAAGCTGACGCCGCGCCGGACAAGTGGGGCGTGTTCACGCCGGCGCGAGCGCCGCTGGACACCGCGCGCAATCTTTTCCCGCGGTTGTATCCGCGCATGGTCGAGATTATCCAGCTCAACAGCTCGAGTTCACTGATGGCGACACCGTCGGCGAGCGACTTCGCAAATCCCGCCGAGCTGCCGGATATCGAGCGCTACTTCGCAGCCGCCGATTCGCCCGCCAAAGAGCGCGTCGCGCTTTATCGATTGGCGTGGGAGGTCGCGTGCAGCGCGTTCGGCGGCCGGCAAGTTCTTTATGAGCGTTTTTTCTTCGGCGATCCGGTCACGATGGCGAGTGCGCTGGTCGATAACACCGACCTGAAACCGCTGGCCGATCGCGTGCGGGCTTTCTTGAAGCGCCCCGACTGA